Proteins from a genomic interval of Arachis hypogaea cultivar Tifrunner chromosome 10, arahy.Tifrunner.gnm2.J5K5, whole genome shotgun sequence:
- the LOC112717051 gene encoding transcription factor SRM1 → MTGDEVDSSSEWSWEQDKAFEEALVTHPDDALDRWEKIAADVPGKTVEEIKQHYELLVEDVNLIESGCVTLPSYNSSLEGSANHASDEGGGKKGKHDSESNHGTKASRSDQERRKGIAWTEDEHRLFLLGLDKYGKGDWRSISRNFVVTRTPTQVASHAQKYFIRLNSMNKDRRRSSIHDITSVNNGEVSAPQGPITGQTNGPPPNSAIKSLKQPPPPASAGVPGVGLYSAPTIGQPIGPLVSAVGTPVNLPPPAHIAYGIRAPVPGGAVVPGAPVNMVPMTYQMPGTSASHR, encoded by the exons ATGACTGGTGATGAAGTTGATAGTAGCTCTGAGTGGAGCTGGGAGCAGGATAAAGCATTTGAGGAAGCCTTGGTAACGCATCCAGACGATGCTCTGGATCGATGGGAGAAAATTGCGGCCGATGTACCGGGGAAAACGGTAGAAGAAATTAAGCAGCATTATGAGCTCTTGGTTGAAGATGTTAATCTGATTGAATCTGGTTGCGTGACTCTACCGTCTTATAATTCTTCTTTGGAAGGCTCAGCAAATCATGCAAGTGACGAAGGAGGTGGCAAGAAGGGGAAGCATGATAGCGAGTCTAATCATGGAACTAAAGCTTCAAGATCGGATCAGGAAAGGCGAAAGGGTATTGCTTGGACAGAAGATGAACACAG GTTGTTTCTTCTTGGCTTGGATAAGTACGGAAAAGGCGACTGGCGAAGCATATCGAGAAACTTTGTCGTGACAAGAACGCCGACGCAAGTAGCAAGCCATGCTCAAAAATACTTCATCCGTTTGAACTCCATGAACAAAGATAGAAGGCGATCGAGCATACACGATATCACCAGTGTTAACAATGGTGAAGTTTCAGCACCTCAAGGACCAATTACAGGTCAAACAAATGGTCCTCCACCAAATTCCGCCATCAAATCACTGAAACAACCACCTCCTCCGGCTTCAGCCGGTGTTCCGGGAGTAGGACTATACTCTGCTCCTACCATTGGACAACCTATAGGACCCTTAGTATCAGCTGTTGGCACGCCGGTGAATCTTCCGCCCCCTGCACACATTGCATACGGTATTCGAGCCCCAGTTCCCGGCGGCGCCGTTGTTCCCGGTGCACCGGTGAACATGGTTCCCATGACATATCAGATGCCAGGCACATCTGCTTCTCACAGGTGA